The stretch of DNA GCCGGTCTATCCGAATATGTGAGGTCGAGCAGGCTTGATTTTCAAACACAAGGAGCCCGGCAAACGCTGGGCTCCTTTGTGTCCGGGTCTCATTCAGCGCTGACGGGCGGCGATGCCCGTCGACAATGCTACGCCGATCCCTGTGATGACAGCGGCTGCGATTTCCGCCAGACCGATTTCCTCGCCCAGCAGGACGCCCCCGCCAAGCGTTGCCAACACCGGCGTGATCGCCGTAAAGGCAGCCGCCTGCGTGCCGCCCAGCGTTTTGACGGCGGTGCCGTAGGCAACCATGGCGACAAGGCCGGACAGGATGCCCTGGCTCAGGACCTGTAGTCCGAGATCTCCAGCACTTGCCCGGGTCAGCGAGGTGCCGAAGCCGGTGGCAAGCGCTGCAATGATCAGGAACGACCAGATGGCGATCAGTGCGCTCGCCTGGATGGCGGTGAGCCCGCTGTGGCGGAAGGCGTGCGTATAGCTTGCCCAAAGAACGGCGCCGGCCGGCAAAAGCACGAAGCTCGTCCACGGCAGCGATGCATCCGAAAGGCTCTGCACAAGCAGGATCAGCACGCCGCAGACGATCGCGGCGAGGCCGAGCTTGCGGGTAATATCCGGCCGCTCCCCGAAGATGAATATGCCGATGAGTGCCGTCGCAAGCGGCATGGAGCCGCCGAGCAGGATGCCCGACGAACCTGCCGGGGTCGCATGGATGGCAAGTGTGGTGACGAGGAAGAAGACAGCACCTGCGCCGGTCACCATCAATGCCAGCAGATGCAGCGGAACGCCCTTCGGCAGCAGGCCGGTCTTGAGCCAAACGGGCGAAAGGGCAAGCGCAGGAATGCCGTAGCGGATCAGTCCGATATCGATCGAGCCGAGCGGCGTTGCTGCGCTGTGGCGGGTCGCAAGAAGCCACGTCGCCCAGATGAGCACCGTGACGGTTGCGCCCGCGTAACCGGCGATGAGGGATGGGGATTTCTCGTTGGCGATGCTGAAGCTGGTCATCGGTCTATCCTTTCTTGTCATTCGGTGCGCTGTCCGACCAAGAAAAAGATAGGCCCGATGGTCAGGGCATGTCCTTGCTATCTGTAGCGCCAAAAACATGCTAGCAGCAATGATCTGCCAACAATGAGGGCTGAAGGTAGAAAATATGCCAAATCTCGATAAATTCGATCTGGCCATCCTCGAATGCCTGCAGGAGGATGCACGCGCCACTAACGTCGAAATCGCCGAAAAGGTAAACCTCTCGCCGTCGCCCTGCCTGCGGCGGATCCGCAACCTGGAAAAAGCGGGTGTGATCCGCGGCTACCGCGCCGATATCGACCGAAAGGAAGTGGGGCTGGGGCTGACGGTCTTAGTCGAGTTCAAAGTGGCCCATCACAGCCGCGAAAATTCGGAATCCCAGCAGGCGGCTCTCCTTGCGATCCCGGAGATCGTTTCCTGTTTCCTGATTTCTGGAAGCGCGGATTTTCTGGCAGAAGTCGTGGTGGAGGACCTTGCTGCCTACGAGCGGCTTCTCACCGATACGTTGCTGACGCTGCCGAACGTCAGCGACATCCGCTCGAACTTCGCCATCCGCAGCATGAAGACCAACGGGCCTTTGAAGCTGCCCAAGGGGAGGTAGATCTGCACGCTCGCCAAGTCAGCCGGTAAAACAGATGGAGGGCAACATGTGAGCGAGCCTTGGTGGTGCCGAGAGCTCACCCTGGATTTTCTCATTCATGTCCTTGTGACAGGAATCCAGCCATGGGGCGTCCGCCGTGACCCTTTTCATTGAACAGGTCAGGACATGGCGCTGCTGGATCCCTGTGGCAAGCAAGGATGAGGAAGGAGGGTGAAGGCGCTCAACAACACAGCAACGTTGTGCATGCCGCTCGTCTCCTTGCTCGCTCCTTCGTCGCTCAACCCTTACCCGCTCTGAGGACGAGCCACCCAGTCCCCCTTCTCCGCCAGAAGAAGGGGAATAGCCTGCCTAAAGCAACGTCCCGCTAAGGATGAGCAGGGCCACGGAGAAGTAGATCACCAGGCCGCTCACGTCGACCAGCGTCGCGACGAACGGTGCCGACGCGCTGGCGGGGTCCAGGCGAAGCCTTTGCAGCAGGAACGGCAGCATCGAGCCGCAGAGCGAGCCGAAGGTGACGATGCCGATCAGCGCGGCGAAGACGGTGAGGCCGACGAGCAGCCAATGCTCGCCGTAGTCGTAGAGGCCGATTTTCTGCCACAGCACGATGCGGCCGAAGCCGACGAGCCCGAGGATGGTGCCTAGCACGATACCGGTCGGCAACTCGTGCAAGAGCACGCGCCACCAATCCGAAAGCTTGAGCTCGCCGAGCGCCAGGGCACGGATGATGAGCGACGTCGCCTGCGATCCGGAATTGCCGCCCGAGCTCATGATGAGAGGGACGAAGAGCGTCAGCACGATCGCCTTCTCCAACTCCCCTTCGAAATGCTGCATGGCGCTTGCCGTCAGCATCTCGCCGAGGAAAAGGGCCGAAAGCCAGCCGGCCCGTTTGCGGATCATGCCGAAAAAACCGATCTTCATGTACGGCTTGCCGAGGGCTTCCATACCGCCGAACTTCTGGGCGTCCTCGGTCGTATCCGCGATCATCGTGTCGATGACGTCATCGACGGTGACGATGCCGAGCATGTGGCCGTCGTCGCTGACGACCGGCAGCGCCAGCAGATTGTGCTTGCGGATCAGCCGGGCGACGTCCTCCTGCGTCATCAGCGGATCGCAGCGAACGAGGCCGCCCTTGTGCGCAACGGAGAAAACCGATGCCTGCGGTTCGCCGGTGATGAGGCGGCGCAGTGTCACGACATTGGTCAGCCGCTGCGTTGCCGCGTCGAGGACGTAGATCGCATAGACCGTCTCGCGCGAGCGCTCGACCTGGCGAACATGGTCGAGCGTCTCGGCAACGGTCCAGGCGTCCGGCACGCTGACGAACTCGGTCGTCATGATGCTGCCGGCCGTGCGCGGCGGATAGCCCATCAGGTGCTTGACGGCGAGCGCCGTTGTGCGGTCGAGCTTCGCGAAAAGGGTCGCGCGGGAATCCTCGTCCAATTCATGGAAGAGATCGGCGACACGATCGTTTGCGGTGGCGTTGAGCAGCCGCGCGGCGTGCTCGACCGGCATCTCGGCGAGAATTGCGGCAGCGTTGTGCAGCTCCGGCCTGCCGAGAATGCGGACGGCCTTCTGCTGCGGAAGCGTGGCGAGGATGGCCGCTGCCTCCGGGATGTCGAGTATGTTGAGACGCTCGACGCGCTCTGCGGTGGTGACCGCTCCGAGGCTGTCGTGGGTGAAGAAACGGGCAGCATGGCCTGCCCGCAGGGGGAAGCGATTGATGTTCACTGGCTCGCCTTTCCGTCGATCCGCCGCAGCGTCCGGCGGGCGAGCCCGACAGGAGTCGGTCAGCGCACGGCGGCCGCGTACGGCAAGGGCAATCGACTGCTACTGTCGCTTGGCATCGGGTTGATGGCTCCGTTGATTTTCCGCGGAAAAGCGCTGTCATCCGCGTGCCGTAAGACCTGCTCCTCCGATCGAGAAAAGTCAAGCGGCGGTGGTTTGTGAGCAAATGCCGCACCCGGGGTGCGGCAATATGCGCGGATTATCGATGCTGGTCAGAAGCCGGCGAGTACTGCCTTGCCCTTCATTCTGCCGCTCTCGACCATCGAATGCGCCTTCTTCATATTGGCAGCATTGATCGCGCCGACGGTTTCGCTGAGTGTCGTGCGGATATTACCGGCCTCGACAAGCTCCGACACCTTGTTGAGGAGGTTATGCTGCTCGATCATATCGGGCGTCGAAAAGAGCGGCCGTGTGAACATCAGCTCCCAATGCACCGAAACGGCCTTGCGCTTGAAGGGCACGACGTCGAGGAACTTCGGATCGTCGATCAGCGCGAAACGGCCCTGCGGTGCGATCGCCTCGACGATGTCGGGGATGTGGCTGTCGGTGTTGGTTGTCGAGAAGATGAAGCCTGGAGCCCCGATGCCGAGAGCCGCAACCTGCGGCGCGATCGGCTTGGAGTGATCGACGACGTGGTGCGCGCCAAGTTCCTTCACCCAGACCTGTGTTTCGGGACGGGAGGCGGTTGCGATGACTGTCAGATCGGTCAGCGCCCGGGCGATCTGGATGGCGATCGAGCCGACGCCGCCGGCACCGCCGATGACGAGGAGAGCGCGAGCAGCGCCCGGCACCGCGTCCTGAACCTTCAATCGGTCGAACAGTGCTTCATAGGCGGTGATCGAAGTCAGCGGCAGTGCGGCGGCGGCCGCGAAATCGAGGCTCTTCGGCTTGCGGCCAACGATACGCTCGTCGACGAGATGGAATTCTGCGTTCGAGCCCGGGCGATTGATCGCACCGGCATAGTACACCTCGTCTCCGGGCTTGAAGAGCGTGACATCCGGACCCACGGCCTTGACGATGCCGGCTGCGTCCCAGCCGAGAACCTTCACTTCATCTGCCGGTGGTGCCGAATGTGCCCGCACTTTCACATCGACCGGATTGACGGAGACGGCCTTGATTTCGACGAGCAGGTCATGCCCGGTCGCCTCCGGAACGGGCAGGTCGACATCGATCAGCGATGTCTCGGCGGAAATGGGCTGCGGGATCTTGTAGGCGACGGCGCGCATGGAAACCTCCTATGTTCGTTGCACGCAGGCTAGATGCGTCTTATGTTCGAAGATTGCAAGAATGCACAAATTCTGTACGTAGTACCAAAAAGGATACTGTAAAAATGTCGTTGCCCCGCGCCAAGCTGACGAAGAATTTCCCCGGCTGTCCGGTCGAGGCGACGCTGAGCTATCTTGATGGAAAATGGAAAGGCGTCATCCTGTTCCACCTCATGGACGGAACGTTGCGCTTCAACGAATTGCGCCGGAAGCTGCCGGCGGTGACGCAGCGCATGCTGACCAAGCAGCTGCGGGAACTGGAAGAATCCGGCCTCGTCTCGCGCACGGTCTATCCGGTCGTGCCGCCGCGTGTGGAATATGCGCTGACGCCGCTTGGCGAAACGCTGAAGCCGGTCATCCGCGCACTGGCGGCCTGGGGTGAAGAATATGTCTTCTGCCGCCCGGAAGGCCACGAACTGCGCGATCCTTCATGCGCGCCGGCTGCGCTCCAGGCGTAGCGACGCGGCGTAGACGAAGAGGCCGAACAAGGACAGCACGGCGCCGACATAACCCGTTGCCGCAAAGCCGTAGTCCCAGGCGATCACAAGGCCGCCGAGCCAGGCGCCGAGTGCATTGGCGATGTTGAAGGCAGAGTGGTTTGAGGCGGCGGCAAGCGTTTGCGCGTCGGCGGCGACGTCCATCAGCCGCGTCTGCAGCGCAGGACCGGCCGCAAAGCCGCAGCCGACGAGGAACACGCAGATCGCCAGCATAATGGGGCTTGATGCCGTCAGCGAAAACAGCGTCAGCACGACGATGTTGAAGACCAGCGAGCCGCCGATCGTTCCCATGATCGATTTGTCGGCGAGCCATGAGCCGACGATGTTGCCGGCATTCATGCCGACGCCGAAGAGGACCATCATAACGGCAACCAAGCTCTCCGGCAGCATCGCGACCTTCATGGTCGTACCGGCGATATAGCTGAACATCGCGAACATCCCGCCATAGCCGACGGCTGCGATGCCGAGCGTCAAGAGCACCTGCGGACGCTTGAAGGCGCCGAGCTCGCGCAGGAAGCTGGCACCGTCCGCGACCTGGTCGCGCGGCACGTAGTACCAGATGAGCGCCACGGTCACGAGGCCGATAACGCCGACGGAGGTGAAGGCGACGCGCCAGTCGAGCGACTGGCCGAAGAAGGTAGCAAGTGGCGTGCCGAGCAGGGTTGCGATCGTCAGACCCATCATCACCCGGCCGACGGTTCGCGCTCGCTTGTGCACCGGCACCATCGAAGCAGCGACAATCGCGGCGACGCCGAAATAGGCGCCGTGCGGCAGGCCGGTGATGAAGCGCATCACGGTGAAGCTCTCGAAGGTTGGGGCCAGTGCGCTCAAGATATTGCCGACCGCGAAAATGCCCATCAACAGCAGAAGCAGTGAGCGGCGTGTCATCTTGGCGGCGAGGACCGCGATCACCGGAGCGCCGATGACGACGCCGAGCGCATAGGCGCTGATGACATAACCCGCCTGCGGGGTCGTGACCGAAAACGTGTCCGCCACATTCGGCAGCAGGCCCATGATGGCGAATTCGCCGGTGCCGATCCCAAAACCGCCGCAGGCGAGCGCCAGCTGCACCAGGGCGATCGCCATCGGCGAGGGGGCTTCGCAAGCCGGACTGGAATCGATGGAATCGTCTACGGCGATCTGGCTCACGCGAGCTCCTGAGGCGTGTCTGCAGGGCAAACCATCCGAAGTGCGGGCGCTGAGGCGGATGTCGGCCGTTCTATGGCGGGAGACGGAGATCAAGAGTCTCCATCATTGAAATCATGGGTGATCGCGCCGTCAGCGTCGAGTGCGTTTTTCGCAGTGCAGCGTCCTGCTATGTGCATACGTGCATTGCAATATTTGCGCTTGGACGCCTCGCAGATACGTCGGTCACAGCCATGCCGCGCTTGAAAACGAAGAGGGTCCAACCATCTTAAGAGGCACTGATGAGACGCCACGACGCGAGGAACGGCACGCCTGATGAAGCTTGTAGGTTTTTTCAATAGAGACGGTGGTACCTTCCGCACCACCGATATGGAGGCCTACGAAAAGCGGGCAGAGGCGACCTTCCGGGAAGCGGGACATGACTTCGAGGCCATCGTCTTTTCCGGCAAGGAGATCGTTCCCGCGATGGAGCGGGCCGCCCGGCGCGACGATATCGACGGCATCGTCGCGGGCGGTGGTGACGGCACGATTTCGGCAGCCGCCTCGATTGCCTGGAAGAACGGCGTCGCCCTCGGTGTCGTACCGGCCGGAACCATGAACCTCTTCGCCCGCTCGCTGAAAGTGCCGCTCGATATCTGGCAGGCGCTGGATGTGTTGGCCACCGGCGAGGTCGATCATGTCGACATAGCAAGCGCCAACGGCCGGCCCTTTATCCATCAGTTCTCGGCAGGGCTTCATGCGCGCATGGTGCGATACCGCAACTCCTTCACCTATCGCTCCCGTTTCGGCAAGATGCGCGCCAGCGTCCGCGCAGCCTTCGGCGTAGTGCTCAACCCGCCGGAATTCGAAGTCGAATTCCAGGCGCTCGGCGTGCGCGAGACGCGCCGCGTATCGGCCGTTTCGGTCTCCAACAATCCCTTCGGCGAGAACGCGCTTCTTTACGCCGATAACCTGCGCAGCGGCGAGCTTGGCTTCTACACCGCAAAACCGCTGAAGCCGATCGGCGTCGCCCGTCTTGCCGTCGATATGCTGCGGGGCAAGGTGCGCGAAAATGCCGATGTGATGGTCATGCATCCGGCCGAAGTACATCTGCATTTCCCGAAGCTGAGGGCAAAGGCCAATTGCGTCATGGACGGCGAGCTTTTGCCGCTCGAACGCGACATTTCCATCAAGCTGCATCCCGAAGAGTTGAAGGTGCTGGTCAAGCAGGGCCTTGCCGCGCAGGTCAATGAGGCTGAGCGGCGGGAGCCTGCGGCTTAGTTTGCCTCTTCACGCCAGCATCGGCCCAGTCGCATTGGAATGCCAGCACGGGCTTCGAAAATCCTTTCAAACGCCGCCGCGTCGCATGCGTGAAAAGATCAGCGGTGCCGTACTCCCGAAAAATATTCTCCGACACGAGGATATGGTCGCCGGAGGCGGCCGCGCACAAGCGTGCTGCAAGTTGCACAGTGGAGCCGAACAGGTCGTTGCTGTCCTCGACGGGCTCGCCGCAATCCAGTCCGATGCGAACATGAATCGGCTCGGGGTTTCCGCGGTTGTAACGTTTGAATTCCTGCTGGATCGTCCTGGCGCAATCGACGGCTGCGGCTGTCGAGGCGAATGTCGCCATGATGCCGTCACCGGTGTGCTTCACCTCGCGGCCTGAAGAGCGGCTGAGGCATCTGTGCACGATCGAGTCATGCGCCCTGACCAGTTCGGTCGCCATGCGGTCGCCAAGGCGCGATGTCATCGCGGTCGAGCCGACGATGTCGGTGAACAGGATGGCGCGGTGGCCGGAATCCATCTCACCTGAGGCTTGTCCAGGCGCCGGCTCGGGGTCGTGAATTCGGCCAAGAAACGCCTCGACCGCCGACAACGCGACCTCGACAACCTCGCCGGCGACGAAGCCATGCGCTTCACGGTGCACGCATTGAGCGGTTTCCGCGTCGGGCGCGTCCACGAGGCAAAATGCGGTCCCGCGCCGCTGGCCGAACCAGTAGGTGAGGAACTTAACGCCATACCGGTCCTGAATCTCGAGATCCCTGCGATGGGCCTCGGCAACGTCGGCGGCTGTGGTTCCCGTGAGTTCATGCCGGTCCATGAAGATAGCCATTGCGCGCTCCTTTCGGAAACCTCCGCTTATAGAACGTTTCATTCTACGACTTGGACACCGCCCGGTCCACCTTTGAGATGGCTGCCGGCAAGCCTTAGACGCGCGGCAGATAGGTCCGGTAGTCGAAGTCCGAGACCGTGCGCAGATAGGTGATGGCTTCCTTGTATTTGGTGTCGCCGTAGAGTTTCTGATAGCGCTCGCCGAAGATGTCGGCGATGAAGGGCGATGCGCGAAAGGCTTCCACCGCCGTCAGGAAATCATGCGTCAGCCGAGCCGTGTTTTCCGGCACATGCGACGGCGTCGTCTCCTCGCCGGGGTCGAGATCGTCGTCGAGGCCAAGCAGCATGCCGCCGAGGATGGCGGAAAGCAGCAGGTAAGGATTGGCATCTGCGCCGGCGACGCGATGCTCGATGCGCGCTGCCGGCCCGTACGTATCCGGGATGCGGATCGCCGTGTCGCGATGGCCGGTGCCCCAAGTGAGGTCGATGGGCGCAAAGGAGCCCGGCTGGAAGCGGCGGTAGGAATTGGCGAAAGGCGCAAAGATCAGCTGCGCCTCGCGCATCGTGTTCAGCATTCCGGCGCAGGCGGATTTCAGCCGCTTCGGCTCACCGCCCTTTGCATCGAGGATATTGCGGCCTTCCCTGTCGATGACGCTCGCATGCACATGCAGGCCGGAGCCGGCATGTTCGGAATAGGGCTTGGCCATGCAAGTCGATTTGAGGCCGTGCTTGCGGGCGGCCTGTTCGGCGATGCGCTTCAGGTAAATGCAGTCGTCGGCGGCGGCCAAGGCATCCGGCCGGTGCAGCAGGTTGATTTCGAATTGCCCGGGCCCGAAGTCGGCCGTCGTCGCCTCCGCAGGCAGGTTCTGCGCCTTGGCATAGGCGCGCACCGTTTGCAGGTAATCGTCGAGCGCATCGACGGCGCTCATGTCGTAGAGCTGGAAACCGTTCGGCTCGCCGCGATAGGTCAGGCTTTTCGGCGGCGAGGGACGGCCGGTATCGCGCCAGTCCTGTTCCATTACATAGAATTCGAGTTCCGTCGCGACGACCGGCGTGAGGCCGCGCTCTTCGTAGCGCTTCAGCACCGCTGCCAGGATCGCTCGCGGATCCATGAAGCTCGGGCTGCCGTCGAATTCGTGCATGGTTGCCAGCACCTGCATGGAGCCTTCCGGCGTCGCCCAGGGCATCGGCGCAAGGCTGCGCTCATCGGCGATGCAATTGCCGTCCGGATCGCCGATCGTCAGCGACAGGCCGGTGATGTCGTCATTATCGTCGCCCCAGATATCGAGCGACTGCGTCGAGGAGGGGAGACGCACCGCGCCTTCCCAGATTTTCTTCTGGGCATCCAGCGGGATCTGCTTGCCGCGCAAATCCCCGTTCATGCCGACCAGCAGGATTTCGATCCTCGGTTCGCCTGTCGCAGCATTGCCATGCATGATGTCGGCCGTCATGATCTTGAAAATCCCCTCGGACAAGGCCAAGGTCGTAGCTCATTGAGACGGCCCGTTCAATCTCCGCAGGTGTTTTGCAAATCATGTCCGATACTTACCAGCGCTCAAATCTCGCCGCCATCGATGCCGCCCACCATCTGCATCCCTTTTCCGACATGAAGAAGCTGAATGCCGACGGCACGCGCATCATCCAGCGCGGCGAGGGCGTCTACATCTGGGATAACCACGGCAAGAAGTATCTGGATGGTTTTGCCGGGCTCTGGTGCGTCAATGTCGGCTACGCCCGCAAGGAAATCACCGATGCCGTCGCGCGGCAGATGAACGAGCTGCCTTACTACAACACCTTCTTCGGCACCACGAGCACGCCGACGACGCTGCTTGCGGAAAAGGTAACCGCGCATGCCGGCCGGCGCTTCAACCATGTCTTCTTCA from Rhizobium sp. 007 encodes:
- a CDS encoding DMT family transporter, producing MTSFSIANEKSPSLIAGYAGATVTVLIWATWLLATRHSAATPLGSIDIGLIRYGIPALALSPVWLKTGLLPKGVPLHLLALMVTGAGAVFFLVTTLAIHATPAGSSGILLGGSMPLATALIGIFIFGERPDITRKLGLAAIVCGVLILLVQSLSDASLPWTSFVLLPAGAVLWASYTHAFRHSGLTAIQASALIAIWSFLIIAALATGFGTSLTRASAGDLGLQVLSQGILSGLVAMVAYGTAVKTLGGTQAAAFTAITPVLATLGGGVLLGEEIGLAEIAAAVITGIGVALSTGIAARQR
- a CDS encoding Lrp/AsnC family transcriptional regulator yields the protein MPNLDKFDLAILECLQEDARATNVEIAEKVNLSPSPCLRRIRNLEKAGVIRGYRADIDRKEVGLGLTVLVEFKVAHHSRENSESQQAALLAIPEIVSCFLISGSADFLAEVVVEDLAAYERLLTDTLLTLPNVSDIRSNFAIRSMKTNGPLKLPKGR
- the mgtE gene encoding magnesium transporter, which gives rise to MNINRFPLRAGHAARFFTHDSLGAVTTAERVERLNILDIPEAAAILATLPQQKAVRILGRPELHNAAAILAEMPVEHAARLLNATANDRVADLFHELDEDSRATLFAKLDRTTALAVKHLMGYPPRTAGSIMTTEFVSVPDAWTVAETLDHVRQVERSRETVYAIYVLDAATQRLTNVVTLRRLITGEPQASVFSVAHKGGLVRCDPLMTQEDVARLIRKHNLLALPVVSDDGHMLGIVTVDDVIDTMIADTTEDAQKFGGMEALGKPYMKIGFFGMIRKRAGWLSALFLGEMLTASAMQHFEGELEKAIVLTLFVPLIMSSGGNSGSQATSLIIRALALGELKLSDWWRVLLHELPTGIVLGTILGLVGFGRIVLWQKIGLYDYGEHWLLVGLTVFAALIGIVTFGSLCGSMLPFLLQRLRLDPASASAPFVATLVDVSGLVIYFSVALLILSGTLL
- a CDS encoding zinc-binding alcohol dehydrogenase family protein; this encodes MRAVAYKIPQPISAETSLIDVDLPVPEATGHDLLVEIKAVSVNPVDVKVRAHSAPPADEVKVLGWDAAGIVKAVGPDVTLFKPGDEVYYAGAINRPGSNAEFHLVDERIVGRKPKSLDFAAAAALPLTSITAYEALFDRLKVQDAVPGAARALLVIGGAGGVGSIAIQIARALTDLTVIATASRPETQVWVKELGAHHVVDHSKPIAPQVAALGIGAPGFIFSTTNTDSHIPDIVEAIAPQGRFALIDDPKFLDVVPFKRKAVSVHWELMFTRPLFSTPDMIEQHNLLNKVSELVEAGNIRTTLSETVGAINAANMKKAHSMVESGRMKGKAVLAGF
- a CDS encoding helix-turn-helix domain-containing protein is translated as MSLPRAKLTKNFPGCPVEATLSYLDGKWKGVILFHLMDGTLRFNELRRKLPAVTQRMLTKQLRELEESGLVSRTVYPVVPPRVEYALTPLGETLKPVIRALAAWGEEYVFCRPEGHELRDPSCAPAALQA
- a CDS encoding MFS transporter; translation: MSQIAVDDSIDSSPACEAPSPMAIALVQLALACGGFGIGTGEFAIMGLLPNVADTFSVTTPQAGYVISAYALGVVIGAPVIAVLAAKMTRRSLLLLLMGIFAVGNILSALAPTFESFTVMRFITGLPHGAYFGVAAIVAASMVPVHKRARTVGRVMMGLTIATLLGTPLATFFGQSLDWRVAFTSVGVIGLVTVALIWYYVPRDQVADGASFLRELGAFKRPQVLLTLGIAAVGYGGMFAMFSYIAGTTMKVAMLPESLVAVMMVLFGVGMNAGNIVGSWLADKSIMGTIGGSLVFNIVVLTLFSLTASSPIMLAICVFLVGCGFAAGPALQTRLMDVAADAQTLAAASNHSAFNIANALGAWLGGLVIAWDYGFAATGYVGAVLSLFGLFVYAASLRLERSRRA
- a CDS encoding diacylglycerol kinase family protein, with the protein product MKLVGFFNRDGGTFRTTDMEAYEKRAEATFREAGHDFEAIVFSGKEIVPAMERAARRDDIDGIVAGGGDGTISAAASIAWKNGVALGVVPAGTMNLFARSLKVPLDIWQALDVLATGEVDHVDIASANGRPFIHQFSAGLHARMVRYRNSFTYRSRFGKMRASVRAAFGVVLNPPEFEVEFQALGVRETRRVSAVSVSNNPFGENALLYADNLRSGELGFYTAKPLKPIGVARLAVDMLRGKVRENADVMVMHPAEVHLHFPKLRAKANCVMDGELLPLERDISIKLHPEELKVLVKQGLAAQVNEAERREPAA
- a CDS encoding nickel-binding protein, with protein sequence MAIFMDRHELTGTTAADVAEAHRRDLEIQDRYGVKFLTYWFGQRRGTAFCLVDAPDAETAQCVHREAHGFVAGEVVEVALSAVEAFLGRIHDPEPAPGQASGEMDSGHRAILFTDIVGSTAMTSRLGDRMATELVRAHDSIVHRCLSRSSGREVKHTGDGIMATFASTAAAVDCARTIQQEFKRYNRGNPEPIHVRIGLDCGEPVEDSNDLFGSTVQLAARLCAAASGDHILVSENIFREYGTADLFTHATRRRLKGFSKPVLAFQCDWADAGVKRQTKPQAPAAQPH
- a CDS encoding glutamine synthetase family protein, encoding MTADIMHGNAATGEPRIEILLVGMNGDLRGKQIPLDAQKKIWEGAVRLPSSTQSLDIWGDDNDDITGLSLTIGDPDGNCIADERSLAPMPWATPEGSMQVLATMHEFDGSPSFMDPRAILAAVLKRYEERGLTPVVATELEFYVMEQDWRDTGRPSPPKSLTYRGEPNGFQLYDMSAVDALDDYLQTVRAYAKAQNLPAEATTADFGPGQFEINLLHRPDALAAADDCIYLKRIAEQAARKHGLKSTCMAKPYSEHAGSGLHVHASVIDREGRNILDAKGGEPKRLKSACAGMLNTMREAQLIFAPFANSYRRFQPGSFAPIDLTWGTGHRDTAIRIPDTYGPAARIEHRVAGADANPYLLLSAILGGMLLGLDDDLDPGEETTPSHVPENTARLTHDFLTAVEAFRASPFIADIFGERYQKLYGDTKYKEAITYLRTVSDFDYRTYLPRV